The genomic segment ACGCCGGCTCGCCGGCATGAAGAATTGCTGTGGAGCGATGAAGCCAAGGCGCTGCTCGACGAAGTGCTCGAGCAGCACCCGGTGCTGGTGCGGATCTCTGCGGCAAAACGTCTGCGCGATGCCGCTGAAAACAGCGCGCGTCGTGCCGGACAGGAAAAAGTCACTACCGAGTTCGTCAGTAAAGCGCGTGCGGCGCTGCTCGACGGGCAATCGGTGTAACGATGATTTGAGCTAGAACAATGCGCTTCACAATGTCGCGACCAATTATGAGCAATCCAAGAGTGAGGAGATGATCGATGTCCGACTATGTCCACACCGGCCGTCGCTCGAGGGTTCTTCCGGATAGTGCTGCGTTCGAATGTCGGTTGATGTTCGGTGCGTGCTACGCGCTGTTTCTGACCCGCGCGATCGTGGCTCGTGCCATGCCGTGGCGCAAGAAATCCGGCTCCCAGGAATCGGTATTTAGCGAGGCTCACAACGCCGCGAGCGTGCTGGTGACGTCGTCGTTCATGGGAATGTAATTCGGGAATTTCGTCCGGCCTCCGCCGGACGGAAGGCTGCCGTTTTGGAGACGAAACGGTAAATCGCTGTCGTTTCGGAAACGATACGGCAATCGTTGCTGCCCTCGCTCGGGCAGCGTGTCGGCCGAAAGGCCATCACTAGGAGGTGACCAAATGAGTGACGGTTCCATCTCGGGACTTTCCGAAGCGGAAGCCAAGGAATTCCACTCGATCTTCGTGACCAGCTTCTTCCTCTTCATCGTCGTTGCGGTTGTCGCTCACATCCTCGCCTGGATGTGGCGTCCGTGGCTGCCCAAAGCGACCGGCTACGCGATGGACAGCGTTCATCAACTGACCTCGTTCCTGTGCTAAGGGGAGACGACTACTATGTGGCGAATTTGGCTTCTGTTTGATCCGCGTCGCGCGCTGGTCCTGCTGTTCGTGTTCCTGTTCGGCCTGGCCATCATCATCCACTTCATCCTGCTGAGCACCAGCCGGTTCAACTGGCTCGATGGTCCGCGTGCGGCGAAGGCGGCGTCGATCTCGCTGCCGTTCACTCCGCCGAGCATGCCGGTCTAATGGCGTGACTCACTGCTTGCCGGAAGGGCTGGGAAACGGACCGATCTGCCGGGCCCACACCCTTCCGGGAAGCGACATGGACTGGACGACGACGATGGATTTTCCCTGGCTCGCACGCGGAGGAACGATCGATGGCAATGCTCAGCTTTGAGAAGAAATACCGCGTTCGTGGCGGAACGCTAATCGGGGGCGACCTGTTCGATTTTTGGGTTGGCCCGTTCTACGTTGGGATCTTCGGGGTGATGACCGTGTTCTTCGCGCTGATCGGCATCGCGCTGATCGCGTGGAATACCGCGCTCGGCCCCACCTGGAATCTCTGGCAGATCAGCGTCAACCCGCCGGACGCGAAGTACGGTCTGGGATTTGCGCCGCTCGCCGAGGGCGGCATTTGGCAGTGGGTGAGCATCTGCGCGACTGGCGCGTTCGTCACCTGGGCGCTGCGTGAGGTCGAAATCTGCCGCAAGCTCGGCATTGGCTTCCACGTTCCGTTCGCCTTCAGCTTCGCGATCTTCGCTTACGTTACGCTGGTGGTGATCCGTCCGGTCCTGATGGGCTCCTGGAGCTACGGCTTCCCCTACGGCATCTTTACGCATCTCGATTGGGTGTCGAACACCGGCTACTCCTACGGCCAGTTCCACTACAATCCCGCGCACATGATCGCGATCACGTTCTTCTTCACCACCTGTCTGGCGCTCGCGCTGCATGGCGGCCTGGTGTTGTCGGCGCTCAATCCCGACCGTGGCGAACCTGTGAAGTCTCCGGAACATGAGAACACCGTGTTTCGTGATCTCGTCGGCTACTCGATTGGTACCATCGGCATTCACCGCCTCGGTTTGTTCCTGGCGTTGTCGGCTGTGTTCTTCAGCGCGGTCTGCATGATCATCAGCGGTCCGGTGCTGGCGGAAGGTGGTTCGTGGCCCGATTGGTGGAATTGGTGGCGCAACCTGCCGATCTGGAATCCGTAATTCAACCGGTCACAAGAGAGTCTTGTCATGGCCCAATACCAGAACATCTTTACGCAGGTCCAGGTTGAAGGACCTGCCTATGCGGGGGTGCCGCTACGTCCCGGCAGCTCTCCTCGCGAAACGCAGACGACCTTCAACTACTGGCTCGGCAAAATCGGTGACGCGCAGGTTGGCCCTGTCTATCTCGGGTTCACCGGTGTGTGCTCCTTGCTCTGCGGGTTCGTCGCGATCGAGATCATCGGCCTCAACATGTTGGCGTCGGTGGACTGGAGCCCGATCGAGTTCCTGCGCCAGTTCTGCTGGCTGGCACTCGAACCGCCGAAGCCGGAATACGGTCTGACCATTCCGCCGCTGAAGGAAGGTGGCTGGTGGCTGATGGCCGGGTTCTTCCTGACCGTCTCGATCGCCCTGTGGTGGGTTCGCACCTATCGGCGCTCGCGGGCGCTCGGGATGGGCACCCACGTGTCGTGGGCGTTCGCTTCCGCGATCCTGCTGTACCTGGCGCTCGGCTTCATTCAGCCGCTGCTGATGGGCTCCTGGAGTGAAGCACCGCCGTTCGGCGTCTTCCCGCACCTGGACTGGACCAACAACTTCTCGATCAAGTACGGTAACCTGTACTACAACCCCTTCCACTGTCTCTCGATCGCCTTCCTGTATGGCTCGGCCCTGCTGTTCGCCATGCATGGTGCGACCATCCTCGCTGTGAGCCGCTACGGTGGCGAGCGCGAAATCGAGCAGATGCTGGACCGTGGTACTGCACTTGAACGCGCTGCTCTGTTCTGGCGCTGGACGATGGGCTTCAACGCGACGGCCGAATCGATCCATCGTTGGGCTTGGTGGTTCGCGGTGCTCTGCCCGCTGACCGGTGCCATCGGCATCATCCTGACCGGTCCGGTTGTTGACAACTGGTTCGATTGGGGCGTGAAGCACGGCCTGGCGCCGCCGCGGTAATACAACCGCACGTCTATCTGAACGAATGATGCGCGCGCCTGATGGTATAAATCCAATCAGGCGCGCGTTGCTGCTTTCGGCTCCCGAGAAAGGCAGAGGCGGGCGGTTCTTTTGTACCGCTAGCTGATGACGAGGGAAGCGACCTGCTGTAAACGAAGCGCCTCCAACTCCGCCTGAGAGGCCAACAAACAAAGCCTGAGAAGACTTCAAACAATAGGGCTGAACTTGTAAGGACGCAGACGCCGGAGTGGAGGGACGAGTTCTTGCTGGAGGATATTTGCCCTGGTGCAAGTGTTCAAATCTCCGAAGGAGTCGCTGGGGGATCTCGGTGCACAATCTGCCGCGAAGCTGATCGCCGCTGCGACCGATGTCGCGCTGGTGGTCGATCCGCAGGGTGTGATCCGGGACGTAGCGTTTACTAGAGAGGAACTGGCCCACGAGCTGGACGGCCAGAGCCGTTGGCTCGGCGCGCGGCTCGTTGACATCGTCACCTCTGATACCCAGCCGAAGATCCGCGAATTGCTGCTCGACGCCACCGTGCGCGACGCCCCGACCTGGCGGCAGGTCAACCATCCTTCGCCGAACGGCGAAGACATTCCCGTGCTGTATTCCGCGATCAACTTTGGGCGAGACGATCGCCTGTTGGTGGTAGGGCGTGATCTGCGTCAACTCGCCATGATGCAGCAGCGGCTAATCAACGCGCAGCAATCGATGGAGCGCGACTACATCCGGCTGCGGCACGCCGAGACGCGATATCGGCTGTTGTTCCAGGTGTCTTCTGAAGCGGTGATGATCGTGGATGCGGCGAGTGAACTGATCGTCGACGCCAATCCGGCGACGCTGGCCATGTTCGATACCAGCGCGCCCGAGGCGTTGAATGCGCCGGTGATTGGATTCGTCGACGGCGCCGATCAGCAGACTGTGTTGAACCTGTTCGCCGATGTGCGCTCCACCGGCCGCGACGGACGCGCCCGAATCAAGCTGGCCGATGGCCGCCGCGAATGTGAGTTGTCGGCGTCGCTGTTCCGCCAGGAAAACGCATCGCTGTATCTGGTGCGGCTGGCGTCGCACGGCGCGCCGCCCGAGGCCGGCAGCGCCAAGACCGCGTCGCTGCTGCTCAACTATTTCGAATCCGCCGCCGATGCGCTGGTGATTACGCAATATGACGGCCGGGTGGTCCGCGCCAATCTGGCGTTCCTGGAGATGGCGCAGCTCGGCAGC from the Rhodopseudomonas palustris genome contains:
- the pufB gene encoding light-harvesting antenna LH1, beta subunit is translated as MSDGSISGLSEAEAKEFHSIFVTSFFLFIVVAVVAHILAWMWRPWLPKATGYAMDSVHQLTSFLC
- the pufA gene encoding light-harvesting antenna LH1, alpha subunit yields the protein MWRIWLLFDPRRALVLLFVFLFGLAIIIHFILLSTSRFNWLDGPRAAKAASISLPFTPPSMPV
- the pufL gene encoding photosynthetic reaction center subunit L yields the protein MAMLSFEKKYRVRGGTLIGGDLFDFWVGPFYVGIFGVMTVFFALIGIALIAWNTALGPTWNLWQISVNPPDAKYGLGFAPLAEGGIWQWVSICATGAFVTWALREVEICRKLGIGFHVPFAFSFAIFAYVTLVVIRPVLMGSWSYGFPYGIFTHLDWVSNTGYSYGQFHYNPAHMIAITFFFTTCLALALHGGLVLSALNPDRGEPVKSPEHENTVFRDLVGYSIGTIGIHRLGLFLALSAVFFSAVCMIISGPVLAEGGSWPDWWNWWRNLPIWNP
- the pufM gene encoding photosynthetic reaction center subunit M; protein product: MAQYQNIFTQVQVEGPAYAGVPLRPGSSPRETQTTFNYWLGKIGDAQVGPVYLGFTGVCSLLCGFVAIEIIGLNMLASVDWSPIEFLRQFCWLALEPPKPEYGLTIPPLKEGGWWLMAGFFLTVSIALWWVRTYRRSRALGMGTHVSWAFASAILLYLALGFIQPLLMGSWSEAPPFGVFPHLDWTNNFSIKYGNLYYNPFHCLSIAFLYGSALLFAMHGATILAVSRYGGEREIEQMLDRGTALERAALFWRWTMGFNATAESIHRWAWWFAVLCPLTGAIGIILTGPVVDNWFDWGVKHGLAPPR
- the ppsR gene encoding transcriptional regulator PpsR; the encoded protein is MQVFKSPKESLGDLGAQSAAKLIAAATDVALVVDPQGVIRDVAFTREELAHELDGQSRWLGARLVDIVTSDTQPKIRELLLDATVRDAPTWRQVNHPSPNGEDIPVLYSAINFGRDDRLLVVGRDLRQLAMMQQRLINAQQSMERDYIRLRHAETRYRLLFQVSSEAVMIVDAASELIVDANPATLAMFDTSAPEALNAPVIGFVDGADQQTVLNLFADVRSTGRDGRARIKLADGRRECELSASLFRQENASLYLVRLASHGAPPEAGSAKTASLLLNYFESAADALVITQYDGRVVRANLAFLEMAQLGSAEQARGELLDRWLGRTGVDLSVALANLRQSGTIKLFATVLRGEYGAVAEVEVSAVALKDSDDKPCFGFAIRNVEKRLTTAATSKRELPRSVAQLTELIGRVPLRDLVRETTDVIEKLSIEAALELTGDNRASAADMLGLSRQSLYVKLRRYGLAEHAPEGDGADE